One Rhodothermus bifroesti DNA window includes the following coding sequences:
- a CDS encoding glycosyltransferase family 2 protein: MKRKIKKAATLICLTPVRNEAWILERFLQCASTWADYIVIADQQSTDNSREIARRFEKVVWVDNPYPAYDEGARQQLLIETARRLPASGRRILIALDADEMFSANWMESEEWQRLLTAPPATVLYFQWVNIGPEVSCAWVDPSYKPFGFVDDGSPHEGRPIHGPRVPVPAHASALHFKEIKVLHYQYADWERMRSKQRWYQVWERLNDPKKRPVTLFRQYHHMEAAIRQAGPVRPEWLAGYEALGIDMRSVQRQNAYYWDDEVLQWLVQYGPERFRKLNIWDQDWAALAAQRGFSLNGQLRDPRTPLEKAVHAWLKATQGKSHRLHIRAVQKLLQLLGW; this comes from the coding sequence ATGAAGCGGAAAATAAAAAAAGCGGCGACGCTGATTTGCCTGACGCCGGTGCGTAATGAAGCCTGGATCTTGGAGCGCTTTCTCCAGTGCGCTTCAACCTGGGCGGATTACATTGTGATCGCTGATCAGCAATCCACCGACAACTCCCGCGAGATCGCCCGGCGATTCGAGAAGGTGGTTTGGGTCGACAACCCATATCCTGCTTATGACGAAGGCGCGCGGCAGCAGCTATTGATTGAAACTGCGCGCCGCTTGCCAGCGAGCGGTCGGCGCATTCTTATTGCTTTGGATGCAGACGAGATGTTTTCGGCCAATTGGATGGAAAGCGAAGAGTGGCAACGTCTGCTCACTGCGCCGCCGGCTACCGTGCTTTACTTTCAATGGGTGAACATTGGTCCAGAGGTATCTTGTGCTTGGGTTGACCCGTCCTACAAACCCTTTGGCTTTGTCGATGACGGTTCGCCACATGAAGGACGGCCAATTCATGGCCCACGGGTTCCAGTACCTGCGCATGCCTCAGCGTTGCATTTTAAGGAAATCAAGGTATTGCATTACCAGTATGCCGATTGGGAGCGTATGCGCAGCAAGCAGCGCTGGTATCAAGTTTGGGAACGGCTAAACGATCCCAAAAAGCGTCCGGTGACCCTTTTCCGCCAGTATCATCACATGGAGGCAGCCATCCGGCAAGCTGGGCCAGTGCGGCCAGAGTGGCTGGCAGGCTACGAAGCCCTAGGCATCGACATGCGGTCAGTTCAGCGGCAAAACGCTTATTACTGGGATGATGAGGTCTTGCAGTGGCTGGTGCAATACGGTCCAGAGCGTTTTCGGAAACTAAACATCTGGGATCAGGACTGGGCGGCTCTGGCTGCGCAGAGAGGGTTTTCCCTTAATGGCCAGCTTCGCGATCCCCGTACCCCTTTGGAGAAAGCAGTGCACGCTTGGCTAAAGGCAACGCAGGGGAAGAGTCATAGGCTGCACATTCGAGCAGTGCAAAAACTTCTTCAACTGCTGGGATGGTAG
- a CDS encoding glycosyltransferase gives MARPKMLCISTAGPVGQDFQRIQRLTEGLPVDCTLWGLERNRSRQKNLWAVWERLRQERPDLVYLEGTGIAAGLPLIWAARAWGQRYVVSSGDPIGGFFYVTEGPLYGAAFSIYERLLYRYCSGFIGWTPYLTGVALKLGAPRAITIEGGVDLETFRPYPESHRQFLRQRYGIPADHLVCGVVGSLKWVARQRYCYGLELVEMLRYLRRVDVTVLIVGDGDGLPYLKARLPEALQRRVVFTGRVAAAEVVDLLNVMDIGFITQTLDALGRYRLTTKLPEYLATGLPVAMSPIPGFYDYVYPAGWALPEGHPADRAFHQKVAAWLDTLSWEEVQARAALARAQAQRFSYDVLRPRFAAFIQALLGLEKTVFAESKVNG, from the coding sequence ATGGCGCGTCCAAAGATGCTCTGCATCAGCACGGCTGGACCAGTAGGCCAGGACTTTCAGCGCATCCAACGCCTAACGGAGGGGTTGCCTGTGGATTGCACTCTGTGGGGACTAGAGCGCAACCGGTCGCGCCAGAAAAACCTTTGGGCGGTTTGGGAACGGCTGCGCCAAGAGCGCCCAGATCTCGTCTACCTAGAAGGAACCGGCATTGCGGCAGGACTGCCCCTCATCTGGGCTGCACGGGCTTGGGGCCAGCGCTATGTGGTCTCGTCTGGCGATCCCATAGGTGGCTTTTTTTATGTTACAGAGGGACCGCTCTATGGGGCAGCCTTTAGCATATATGAGCGCCTGCTGTATCGCTACTGTTCCGGATTTATTGGATGGACACCCTATCTGACTGGTGTGGCCCTCAAACTGGGAGCGCCGCGCGCTATTACAATCGAGGGCGGCGTTGACTTAGAGACGTTTAGGCCCTACCCGGAATCCCATCGTCAGTTCCTACGTCAACGCTATGGTATTCCTGCGGACCATCTCGTGTGTGGCGTAGTCGGTAGCTTAAAATGGGTGGCGCGTCAGCGCTATTGTTACGGATTAGAGCTGGTAGAAATGCTCCGCTACCTTCGTCGGGTAGATGTTACGGTACTGATTGTTGGTGATGGTGATGGATTGCCCTATCTGAAAGCACGCCTACCAGAAGCACTGCAGCGCCGCGTGGTGTTCACCGGACGCGTTGCAGCAGCAGAGGTGGTGGATTTGCTCAACGTCATGGATATCGGCTTTATTACACAGACGCTCGATGCCTTAGGACGCTACCGGCTTACCACCAAGTTGCCCGAGTATTTGGCGACGGGATTACCCGTGGCGATGAGTCCTATTCCAGGCTTTTATGACTACGTCTATCCGGCTGGATGGGCATTGCCTGAAGGACACCCGGCCGATCGGGCATTTCACCAGAAAGTAGCCGCTTGGCTTGATACTTTAAGCTGGGAAGAAGTGCAGGCGCGGGCTGCGTTGGCACGTGCACAGGCACAACGTTTCAGCTACGATGTGTTGCGCCCACGCTTTGCAGCCTTTATCCAAGCTTTGCTAGGGCTTGAAAAGACGGTGTTTGCAGAATCTAAAGTGAATGGCTGA
- a CDS encoding glycosyltransferase family 4 protein, whose protein sequence is MKVAILMPLAEQRGGAEQLLRLFLRHAPGTPDRWPLVFFEEGSLVEEARAQGYPVQVLWAGRLRQPVRYWQTVRALARMFRQEGITLVLSWMSKAHLYGGIAARLAGIPALWFQHGIPTLDSWMDRWITRVPAVGVLACSQAAAEAQQQLRPVRQTAVVYPAADLTAFDPDRLPAPTEARRQLGLPEKGPLIGMVGRLQRWKGMHTLVQAMPRILEKHPEARALIVGGRHDLEPDYESWLRTLIVQLGLSDRVWLAGFQANVPLWMQAMDVVVHASDREPFGLVVVEAMALGKPVVAGAEGGPREILTEGIDGLLAPYGDAEALARQVLRYLDDPVFAQKVGEAARRRARDFGPEAFAQRLAQVLYAFIPRIAPKAHTV, encoded by the coding sequence ATGAAGGTCGCGATTCTCATGCCGTTGGCTGAGCAGCGCGGGGGTGCTGAGCAGCTATTGCGGCTATTTCTTCGGCATGCCCCAGGAACTCCGGATAGGTGGCCCCTTGTGTTTTTTGAAGAGGGGTCCCTTGTAGAAGAAGCTCGGGCGCAGGGATATCCGGTACAGGTACTCTGGGCCGGACGGTTGCGGCAGCCCGTTCGGTATTGGCAAACGGTCAGAGCGCTTGCCCGGATGTTTCGGCAGGAAGGAATTACCTTGGTGTTGAGTTGGATGAGCAAGGCCCATCTCTACGGAGGTATAGCCGCCCGACTGGCTGGGATTCCAGCGCTATGGTTTCAGCATGGCATACCGACGCTGGATTCTTGGATGGACCGGTGGATTACACGGGTGCCGGCTGTTGGCGTGCTGGCCTGCTCGCAAGCAGCTGCTGAGGCGCAACAGCAGCTGCGTCCGGTGCGGCAAACAGCCGTCGTGTATCCTGCGGCTGATCTGACAGCGTTTGATCCTGATCGGCTGCCTGCACCAACCGAAGCGCGAAGGCAGCTCGGGCTACCTGAAAAGGGGCCCCTAATCGGTATGGTTGGGCGCCTGCAGCGTTGGAAAGGTATGCATACGCTTGTTCAGGCCATGCCACGTATCCTGGAAAAGCACCCCGAAGCCCGGGCCTTGATTGTCGGTGGGCGCCATGATTTGGAGCCGGATTACGAATCCTGGCTGCGCACCTTGATTGTCCAGCTTGGCTTGTCAGATCGGGTTTGGCTAGCAGGATTCCAGGCGAACGTTCCCCTTTGGATGCAGGCAATGGATGTGGTAGTACACGCCTCAGACCGGGAGCCCTTTGGCTTGGTTGTGGTCGAAGCCATGGCGCTGGGCAAGCCTGTTGTGGCCGGGGCAGAAGGGGGACCCCGTGAGATCCTTACTGAAGGTATAGATGGTTTGCTGGCCCCTTATGGGGATGCTGAAGCATTGGCCCGTCAGGTGTTGCGCTACTTGGACGATCCAGTGTTTGCCCAAAAAGTGGGGGAAGCCGCCCGTCGTCGTGCGCGTGATTTTGGTCCAGAGGCTTTTGCACAGCGGCTCGCGCAAGTCCTCTATGCATTTATCCCGCGGATTGCGCCGAAAGCGCATACGGTATAG
- a CDS encoding glycosyltransferase family 4 protein, producing the protein MRIACYGLVEEHAGSVASADFLILEELLRRGHQVDLFAKADFVRQPEGLTRWPQFRYEGILLDNLQEFRQRWAWALKWLPRQVVEDWIYRKHLTAIAHRLRTQHQRHPYDVLLFLGVGAQFAIDGLPVVAWLQGPPQTEWQALHRLRRQLVALCGWSLYLKLWAFYQYKQRAARRELSRCQAVICGSEWSRNHLVAFGVPAERAFALPYPFDLQLFRPNPEVPPRRPGRRTLLWLGRIDPRKRLDLMLEAFALLLRERRDVHLEIIGRFTYAPQYQRLIEQFPYPEHLTYCGHIARTAVPALLQAVDVVVQPSEDENFGSAVAEALCCGKPVVVGPTNGTGEYCGSAAFRFAEYTPEALRDALRAALQAVEADPVGWATRARQTAEARFDVRRVVDDLEEILARQVRERSQRPRAVATGSRL; encoded by the coding sequence ATGCGGATTGCCTGTTATGGTCTGGTCGAAGAGCACGCCGGCAGCGTAGCTTCTGCAGATTTTTTGATTCTAGAGGAATTGCTGCGGCGTGGGCATCAGGTAGACCTGTTTGCTAAAGCAGACTTTGTGCGGCAACCCGAAGGGTTAACCCGCTGGCCTCAGTTTCGTTACGAAGGGATTTTGCTGGATAACCTCCAAGAGTTTCGCCAGAGGTGGGCTTGGGCTCTTAAATGGCTTCCTAGGCAAGTGGTGGAAGATTGGATATACCGGAAACATCTAACAGCCATTGCCCATCGGCTAAGGACGCAGCATCAACGTCATCCTTACGACGTGCTGCTGTTTTTAGGAGTTGGTGCGCAGTTTGCCATCGATGGTTTGCCTGTAGTTGCTTGGCTTCAGGGTCCGCCCCAAACCGAATGGCAGGCCCTGCATCGCTTGCGTCGCCAGCTTGTGGCGCTGTGCGGCTGGTCGCTTTACCTAAAACTCTGGGCTTTTTATCAGTATAAACAGCGTGCAGCTCGGCGTGAGCTGTCGCGCTGCCAAGCGGTCATCTGCGGCAGTGAGTGGAGCCGAAACCACTTGGTTGCTTTCGGTGTGCCGGCTGAACGCGCGTTTGCGCTACCGTATCCGTTTGACCTTCAGCTTTTCCGTCCCAATCCCGAAGTACCGCCCCGTCGTCCTGGTCGGAGGACTTTGCTCTGGTTAGGGCGCATCGATCCGCGCAAGCGGTTGGACCTTATGCTGGAAGCTTTTGCGCTTTTGCTGCGCGAGCGGCGTGACGTGCACCTGGAGATCATTGGAAGGTTTACGTATGCCCCCCAGTACCAGCGCCTTATCGAGCAATTTCCTTATCCCGAGCACTTGACGTATTGTGGCCACATCGCTCGGACTGCGGTTCCAGCGCTTTTGCAAGCAGTGGACGTTGTGGTTCAGCCCAGCGAAGATGAAAACTTCGGCTCAGCGGTCGCTGAAGCGCTTTGCTGTGGTAAGCCTGTTGTCGTGGGACCAACGAATGGCACAGGCGAATACTGCGGTTCAGCTGCTTTTCGGTTTGCGGAGTATACCCCCGAGGCCTTACGGGATGCCCTGCGGGCAGCGTTGCAAGCTGTGGAGGCTGACCCAGTAGGTTGGGCAACACGTGCGCGTCAGACTGCAGAAGCACGGTTCGACGTGCGACGCGTCGTAGATGACCTGGAGGAGATCTTGGCGCGGCAGGTCCGAGAACGCAGCCAGCGCCCCCGAGCAGTTGCTACAGGCTCACGCTTATGA
- a CDS encoding sulfotransferase family 2 domain-containing protein, translated as MSLSALGRKDVLYFFVHVQKTAGTSFLQRAVYSNFAPEEICSGVRIRTFRKALKPSHRFAHGHVAYGLHWLTRRPVVYLTFLRHPVDRAISHYYFIRQCDPRLCRHDRYEAATLMDLVTFYRQPQFRNEMTMMLAGIFWHKLQAYLAHPAFGQRALRQACFNLRHRFACFGLQERFEDSLQLFAHTLGWRMLPQDVRLKQTRARPKLEEVPFALYQELARLNDLDMVLYRYACRFFAERMRQRIPLTFTS; from the coding sequence ATGTCGCTGTCGGCGTTAGGCCGCAAAGATGTGTTATACTTTTTTGTCCATGTGCAAAAAACGGCCGGTACGTCCTTTCTGCAGCGTGCGGTTTATTCCAATTTTGCACCCGAGGAAATTTGCTCGGGAGTGCGCATACGCACTTTTCGAAAAGCGCTTAAGCCTTCACACCGTTTTGCCCATGGCCATGTGGCTTATGGGCTGCATTGGCTAACGCGACGCCCAGTAGTCTACCTGACATTTTTGCGGCATCCGGTTGATCGGGCTATTTCGCATTACTATTTCATTCGGCAGTGTGACCCGCGTCTTTGCCGGCATGATCGCTATGAGGCAGCTACGTTAATGGATTTAGTGACCTTTTATCGGCAGCCGCAATTTCGTAACGAGATGACCATGATGCTTGCCGGCATTTTCTGGCATAAGCTGCAAGCTTACCTAGCGCATCCTGCTTTTGGGCAGCGGGCACTTCGCCAGGCTTGCTTTAATCTGCGTCATCGTTTTGCCTGCTTTGGGCTGCAAGAGCGCTTTGAAGATTCCTTGCAGCTTTTTGCGCACACGCTAGGATGGCGCATGCTGCCCCAGGATGTGCGACTTAAGCAAACGCGGGCGCGGCCGAAGCTTGAAGAAGTGCCTTTTGCGCTTTATCAGGAGTTGGCCAGGCTAAACGACCTGGATATGGTGCTGTATCGTTATGCCTGTCGGTTTTTTGCCGAGCGTATGCGGCAACGGATTCCCCTAACCTTTACGTCATGA
- a CDS encoding glycosyltransferase family 4 protein — protein sequence MHVAIITHNVFPGDGQGRVNYELARYCLMRGATVTLFCDKLDLTLREMGASWVPLHTGLLGEAVDLYKVWRFRQKVDRVIATMDHMFDVILGCGVVMRFPHTINAVHFVHGTWMRSPYHPAQQHRDWRARYQGLFTRLNAAWELETFAQAQCIVAVSDMVRDELMAIGVPPERIEVIVNGVDLEEFHPGRADRTRLGLPEGVPLALFVGDIRSPIKNLDGVLHALQQVPGLHVAVAGKLPGSPYPALAEQLGVADRVHFLGFRRDIASLMRAVDFFVLPSRRDSCPLVLLEAMASGLPVVVSRQVGTANLVGQAGFVIDSPEDHEALAQAMGALARDPDLRQQMGLAARAVAEQHSWDQMANQYAALFERLTGKTFPLPALYAV from the coding sequence ATGCATGTAGCTATTATTACGCACAACGTCTTCCCTGGCGATGGGCAGGGGCGCGTAAACTATGAGCTAGCGCGCTATTGCTTGATGCGAGGCGCTACGGTCACGCTTTTTTGCGACAAGCTGGACCTGACGCTGCGCGAGATGGGTGCTTCGTGGGTGCCCCTTCATACAGGTTTATTGGGCGAGGCCGTCGACCTCTACAAGGTTTGGCGTTTCCGACAAAAGGTCGATCGGGTGATTGCCACCATGGATCACATGTTTGATGTGATTTTGGGTTGTGGCGTAGTCATGCGTTTCCCGCACACGATCAATGCTGTGCATTTTGTGCACGGCACTTGGATGCGTTCCCCCTACCATCCAGCCCAGCAGCATCGGGACTGGCGGGCACGCTACCAGGGACTGTTCACCCGGCTGAATGCGGCCTGGGAGCTTGAGACCTTTGCGCAGGCCCAGTGCATTGTAGCCGTCTCAGATATGGTGCGCGACGAGTTGATGGCCATCGGTGTGCCTCCAGAGCGTATTGAGGTGATCGTGAACGGAGTGGACCTAGAGGAATTTCATCCCGGACGGGCTGACCGTACTCGGCTAGGATTGCCCGAAGGCGTGCCCTTGGCCCTGTTTGTGGGCGACATTCGCTCGCCCATCAAAAACCTGGATGGCGTGCTGCATGCGCTCCAGCAAGTGCCTGGGTTACATGTAGCCGTGGCTGGAAAGCTGCCCGGGAGTCCTTATCCTGCGCTGGCAGAGCAACTGGGCGTAGCCGATAGGGTTCACTTCCTTGGCTTTCGCCGGGATATCGCCTCGCTGATGCGGGCTGTGGATTTTTTTGTGCTGCCCTCTCGGCGTGATTCATGCCCCCTGGTGTTGCTTGAGGCAATGGCCAGCGGATTGCCGGTTGTGGTTTCTCGGCAGGTGGGAACGGCTAACCTTGTAGGCCAGGCAGGCTTTGTTATCGACAGCCCCGAAGATCACGAAGCGCTGGCTCAGGCGATGGGGGCGCTTGCGCGCGACCCAGACCTACGGCAACAAATGGGGTTAGCTGCGCGAGCCGTAGCTGAGCAACATAGCTGGGACCAAATGGCCAACCAGTATGCGGCATTGTTTGAGCGCTTGACCGGGAAGACATTTCCTCTGCCTGCCCTCTATGCGGTGTGA
- a CDS encoding glycosyltransferase has translation MDRARKNAPQGSLIVFVQPFGLRDSSGGGRILRALLEKAPVPFLSICTSVRPPAPPPFGQEVHVPPRPFFRRLEATRFARYLHWVAEWRRAVFEQALERVILEAGATAIHAIPHGADFWYAYQIAERHGLPYVLNVHDDLRYNLAGHPKLHFLMERLSYVWQRATARIVISEAMGEAYSQWFGRLPYEVITDGLPDALPEGPRPHPENRAVVYFMGALHLSYHANFRVLAKALDQLQARRPGWQIALVTRGSRLPAYPRRVQTQELPYAPEAEVARDLDRVDLLYLPLPFGEQYAPFTRYSLSTKLVTYLGSGLPILYHGPADAAVARLLSRYEAAVQVHSLEAARLEQAIEQALQERARLVEGALRLARERFLLSDQRERFWQLLLSVERVWA, from the coding sequence ATGGATCGCGCGCGAAAAAATGCACCGCAAGGTAGCCTGATTGTCTTTGTACAACCGTTTGGGTTACGGGATAGCAGTGGTGGGGGGCGCATTCTGCGGGCTTTACTTGAAAAGGCGCCGGTACCGTTTTTGAGCATTTGCACCAGTGTGCGGCCACCGGCGCCGCCACCTTTTGGGCAAGAGGTGCATGTGCCCCCGCGCCCTTTCTTTAGACGTCTTGAAGCCACCCGATTTGCGCGCTATTTGCATTGGGTGGCCGAGTGGCGTCGCGCGGTCTTCGAGCAAGCCTTAGAGCGCGTCATTTTAGAGGCCGGAGCAACGGCAATTCATGCCATTCCCCATGGTGCAGATTTCTGGTATGCGTATCAGATCGCTGAGCGGCATGGCTTACCTTATGTGCTGAACGTGCATGATGACCTGCGTTATAACCTAGCGGGGCACCCCAAGCTCCATTTTTTGATGGAACGGCTCTCCTACGTTTGGCAGCGTGCTACAGCCCGTATTGTGATCTCAGAGGCCATGGGCGAAGCCTATAGTCAATGGTTTGGGCGTCTGCCTTATGAGGTCATTACCGACGGGCTGCCCGACGCGCTACCTGAAGGTCCACGGCCGCACCCAGAAAATCGGGCTGTGGTTTACTTTATGGGTGCTTTGCATCTCTCTTATCATGCTAATTTTCGGGTGTTAGCTAAAGCCCTCGACCAGTTGCAGGCACGCCGGCCCGGTTGGCAGATTGCATTGGTTACGCGGGGTAGTCGTTTGCCTGCCTATCCGCGGCGCGTCCAAACCCAGGAGTTGCCTTATGCGCCGGAGGCTGAAGTGGCTCGCGATTTGGATCGTGTGGATTTGCTCTATCTACCGTTGCCCTTTGGCGAGCAGTATGCGCCGTTTACACGCTATAGCCTATCGACCAAACTGGTGACGTATTTGGGAAGCGGCTTGCCTATCCTGTATCATGGGCCGGCCGATGCGGCAGTGGCGCGGTTGCTTTCGCGTTACGAAGCGGCGGTTCAGGTGCACAGCTTGGAGGCAGCACGCCTTGAGCAGGCTATTGAGCAAGCACTACAAGAACGTGCGCGCCTTGTCGAAGGCGCACTTCGCTTAGCCCGTGAGCGGTTCCTCCTTTCGGACCAACGGGAACGGTTTTGGCAGCTGTTACTCAGTGTTGAGCGCGTCTGGGCATAG
- a CDS encoding glycosyltransferase family 4 protein, whose translation MRVDLLFPVLPPRLDGIGDHTARLAAALAAEGVTVRVLTAQPEWIPIPGVEVVRAFAYPPRRGIRELVKTVVSEPPDWLVVQFNQFSYGRWGLNPFLPRVLRILQRQCPALRLAVMFHEDFVPPTNWKNRIFRVWQLPQFWALGRLADVVAFSIQPWVEAYRFWFPKAYVVHWPVGSNISHVGFSREEARKRLGIAPEVFVVGLFGTLHVARLIDYVAAALQQLKTLPVPVELLYVGPHGAMLQERMQGVLLRDAGALPEEDVSCHLSAMDLLLAPFIDGASTRRSSLIAGLQHGLTVVSTDGPLTDPMLRAVHGKALWLTPVGDRATFARAVLELAQQPALREALGKEARAFYATHLDWPRLARRVLKTLSVAARLAHQVAS comes from the coding sequence ATGCGTGTCGATTTGCTTTTTCCGGTACTTCCTCCTCGTTTAGATGGTATCGGCGATCATACAGCACGTTTGGCTGCTGCGCTGGCAGCTGAAGGTGTAACAGTTCGCGTGTTGACCGCACAGCCGGAGTGGATACCTATCCCTGGGGTAGAGGTGGTTCGGGCTTTTGCCTATCCGCCTCGACGGGGCATCAGGGAGCTCGTAAAGACCGTGGTGAGCGAACCTCCCGATTGGCTTGTGGTGCAGTTTAACCAGTTTAGCTATGGGCGCTGGGGGCTTAATCCTTTTCTGCCGAGGGTGCTTCGGATATTGCAGCGGCAGTGCCCTGCGCTACGCTTAGCCGTGATGTTTCACGAAGACTTTGTGCCGCCTACAAACTGGAAGAATCGCATTTTTCGTGTTTGGCAGCTCCCTCAATTTTGGGCACTAGGAAGACTGGCCGACGTCGTTGCTTTTTCGATTCAACCCTGGGTAGAGGCTTATCGCTTTTGGTTTCCCAAGGCCTATGTGGTACACTGGCCGGTAGGGTCGAATATCTCTCATGTCGGCTTTAGCCGTGAGGAAGCCCGCAAAAGGTTAGGCATTGCTCCGGAAGTGTTTGTGGTTGGCCTGTTTGGCACGCTGCACGTTGCCCGACTGATTGACTACGTTGCAGCCGCGTTGCAGCAGCTCAAAACGCTACCCGTGCCTGTGGAGCTGCTCTACGTAGGTCCGCACGGGGCAATGCTTCAGGAGCGGATGCAAGGGGTATTGCTACGTGATGCCGGTGCTTTGCCAGAGGAGGACGTTTCCTGCCATTTGTCTGCAATGGACCTGTTACTGGCGCCGTTTATCGATGGGGCTTCAACGCGGCGCAGTTCGCTGATTGCTGGATTGCAGCATGGGCTGACCGTAGTGAGCACCGATGGGCCCTTGACCGACCCTATGCTGCGCGCTGTGCATGGCAAGGCCCTTTGGCTGACACCGGTGGGTGATCGTGCCACCTTTGCTCGGGCAGTGCTCGAGCTAGCGCAGCAGCCGGCCTTACGCGAGGCATTGGGCAAAGAAGCCCGCGCGTTTTACGCTACGCATCTGGACTGGCCTCGTTTAGCCCGTCGCGTGCTCAAAACTCTGAGCGTAGCTGCACGGCTTGCTCATCAGGTGGCTTCATGA
- a CDS encoding NAD-dependent epimerase/dehydratase family protein codes for MRKLLVTGSSGLIGSEVATYFAHRGWEVHGVDNNLRAFFFGPEGDTRWNQRRLEATLPRFTHHELDIRDRQGVLELLETLRPDAIVHTAAQPSHDKAAQIPFEDFDVNAVGTLNLLEATRRYAPEAVFVHLSTNKVYGDAPNELPLVELEKRWDYADPAYYNGIPETFRIDQSKHSIFGASKVAADIMVQEYGRYFGLKTCCLRGGCLTGPNHSGVELHGFLSFLIKCNVTGRKYTIYGYKGKQVRDNIHSYDVARFIECFIEAPRVAEVYNLGGGRGNSCSILEAFEMIEAISGRKMIYDYVDKPREGDHICYISDLTKMKTHYPEWDITKTLPEIFEEIYRGWIAREKMHRKVA; via the coding sequence ATGCGTAAGCTGCTTGTTACAGGTTCATCTGGCCTCATTGGTTCAGAGGTGGCCACGTATTTTGCACATCGAGGTTGGGAGGTGCATGGGGTAGACAACAACCTGAGGGCTTTCTTTTTTGGGCCGGAGGGAGACACGCGCTGGAACCAGCGACGGCTTGAGGCGACACTCCCGCGCTTTACCCATCACGAACTGGACATTCGAGATCGCCAGGGTGTGCTTGAGCTCCTCGAGACGCTGCGGCCCGACGCCATCGTGCACACGGCTGCCCAACCTTCGCACGACAAAGCTGCGCAGATTCCCTTTGAGGATTTTGATGTAAACGCTGTAGGTACACTTAACCTGCTGGAGGCCACGCGGCGCTACGCGCCTGAGGCGGTCTTTGTGCACCTATCGACCAACAAGGTCTACGGCGACGCGCCAAACGAACTGCCCCTTGTGGAGCTGGAAAAACGCTGGGACTATGCCGATCCAGCCTACTATAATGGCATTCCTGAGACTTTCCGGATTGACCAGTCGAAACATTCGATTTTTGGGGCATCAAAGGTGGCGGCCGACATTATGGTCCAGGAGTATGGGCGCTACTTTGGCCTAAAGACCTGCTGCTTGCGGGGCGGCTGCCTGACCGGTCCGAACCACTCGGGGGTAGAGCTCCATGGCTTTTTAAGCTTCCTGATCAAGTGTAACGTGACCGGTCGTAAGTACACGATCTATGGCTACAAGGGCAAGCAGGTGCGGGACAACATCCATTCCTACGACGTCGCTCGTTTTATCGAGTGTTTTATTGAAGCACCCCGGGTGGCAGAAGTATACAACTTGGGTGGAGGGCGAGGAAATAGCTGTTCGATTCTGGAGGCTTTTGAAATGATCGAGGCTATCTCAGGGCGAAAAATGATCTACGACTACGTCGACAAACCACGTGAGGGAGACCATATTTGCTATATTTCAGACCTAACGAAGATGAAGACGCACTATCCCGAGTGGGATATTACCAAGACCCTCCCAGAAATTTTTGAGGAAATCTATCGCGGATGGATCGCGCGCGAAAAAATGCACCGCAAGGTAGCCTGA